AAATCTGCTGCTTTATGGAAGATTTGGAACAAAAAGGAGCCGATTAAACCGAGGGAAGGGCTGTGACTTCATCTCGGGCATGAATGCATAAGACCAACCTGCAGTGCAGAGAGTCACGGAAGCTAAGATGGTCAGCATAGATCCGGAGCTGATCAGCTTAGCGAAAAGCAGGCCTAGCGGGTAGAGGAGCACGCAGGCCCAGAACAGCCAGTTTATCAAGGACCAGGGTCTGCGTGGAGGGCTCTTTATGGGGCCAGGGAAACGCCCTGTCTGTGCGTAGTGCTCCTGAAAGCTATCCTGTTGACACGGGAATGCAAGCACAATGCCAAAGTCCTTAACAGAAGTACATGTTCTAAATCAATGTTGCTGTCAATGTcttcagaaagaggaagaaagcacAATGTAACTACCTTATGTAACGCTTCACAGTAACCAGTTTGGATTAGAGAATTGCTTAAAGGCCACACAGCGAGTTAACGGAAACGTAACAAGAGAAGCTACTGACTTGAGCCAAATTCAGAAACATGTTACAGTCCAGGGTCTTCCTCACTAAAATCCCAACTACATCCTTCCAACTTTTATGAAATACAATATCAAAGCAAAAAGTACTGCAGCTCTATTTTAAATGCTAGATGTTTACGAGTATGGCTACTGATGAGCCCATCAGGATCTGAGCGGCTGACTGCCTCTACTAAGCAGTCTCCTGTGGGAAACATTGCTTCCATCAGAAACTTTCAACACACCCTAACCTTTTCCTGGTAGAGTTTGTGGAGCCAGGCAGCACACTCCGCCTCATCTTCTGGGATCTCCTCTAGAGGGATTCTCCTGCAAATCAGAGAGGAAGTCCAAGCTCTCAGGTAAAGAACAATGATATCATTAAAGGGGGCAAATGTAGCAGTCCtcactgcaaaaacatttcttcGTACCTCACATATAAGTCTGCGTGATATTTCTTCCCGTTCAGAATTCCGAGCAAGGTTGGCGATTCGTTGTTTCTGAAGTTCAGAGTGGAATCATAAACAGCTGCGGCTGCACAAGGCAAAGCGCACAGCAGCAGTTAACTGTAAAACTCATTTGATTTGCAAATGCATCTGGACTTTGCCTCTCACAGACAACCAGCCCACATTATCTGACATACACTGGTGGAACACATCATCACTAATAGATACTCACCACTTCCTCTGAGGTTTTGGACAGTTACCCAGAATCCTTTGGTTCTTGGCAGAAGATGATATTTCAGCTTGGGCAAACCTTTGCTCTCAGCCACCTGCATGCTGATCTGGTGCTTCTTTGGTGTCATGCGTGTGCCTTCACAGTAAAGCAAAAACTAGCCCCAGGAAAATAGACTGTTTATTATTAAAGATTATTACACATCAAAAATGATGTCTGTGAGAGCTAAGCAACACACTTTCAGTCATATTCTTCTTacaacaaagtgaaacataCCCAGTAGTTTTCTGGGTAATCCCGTAGGTTCTGAAGCCCCCGAGCCACCGTCCTTCGGTCCTCTTCCCACTTCCTCTTGCAGAAAACTATCTCCAAGAAGTACCAcatccagccaatcacaggTACATAACTCAGCTCCTTTTTTGCCAACACTTTTGAGCTCtggaaaaaacataaaaattttaaagtagtttaaaaagaaaaagactgaatgagGGAActgcaatacaaaaaaaaaagtcaaagtcaaaaaatCGTGCAGATTTCTGGGACACTTTCTCTTACCCCGAGAACTCCGAACCGCTCACAGAAAGTCCAGCCACACAGGAAGTCTATCTCAAAAGCGTGGTTGAGAACCACAATTGCATTCTCATTTCCATACAGTGGATAACTCTTTGGGTCTGTGTAGAGCGTGCATTCTGTCCCGGACCACCACTCCATGGCAGCTACCATCTCTGAGGatcaaaacaatgtaaaaaattgtgtatgttttgtggAAAAACGGGTAGTTTGACTTAATTTGTAAAGAAGTCTTATGCCACatgcacactcatgcacactGATAAAATCTTTAATCTTGTTCTAAGTTaccactgaaatgaaacagcaaaacaaacgcAGTATCAACAGACATCAGGATCATTTGTTGTGACAGACAGTAGGAACAATACTTACGGCTACTGATGCAATAGCCAAGTCTGACGTTGATCCTGCGGGCCAGCTGCTTACTGACCCGCCACAGAGGTAAAGTGCAGAGCTGCAACAGGTTGATAATGAGGCCGCTCACCAGGAACACGTAGCAGATGATCAGGTGGCACAAGAACTGGGatttgagcagctgcaggagacCCATTGTTCTGTAAAGGTTGCACAATTcaactcacagtcacacacgtCCAATTTGAGACATCATATTTCATAATCTGCCTCTATCAAACAGAGCTATCTGCTCTGGAATAAAGGTTTTCTTTGACTGAACTCATTTCATCAGCTGAATGGAGCCTTTGAGTTGGACTGTGGATAAACAGCCAATCAAGTTTGCTCCTGACAGTACACATGACTTTTTGAGGGACAGGGACTTTGTACCATAAACTATTCATACCCCAACACTTGGCTATTTTGTAGTTCAGTCGAGGTATTATCAGATTATAGGCATACACATGCCAATCATATTGTCCAGCAGTGTATGAGAAGGTTAGAAACtgcatttctcattttcagctgTTCCATAGTACTTTAAGCTTTATCCTTATTATTTAGCATCAAGTAACAAGGATAGTAAAACACAAGCCTGCAAGTAAGTGGCAACGATTCAAATCTGAAAGCAGAATTAGGTGGTTAGGTGAGATGGAAACTGGgcagaacaaatgaacaaaatgtgacaCTAATTATTTCAACACACTGTGTAGGACAAATGTTATCACGTTCGTAaccaagacaaaaacaaaacaaagatacaTCCCTTATATTTATATCAAACACGTGACATTTACCTTGATCCAAAAAATGTCCTGTCCCACACTCCTTCAAACTTTCAAAGAccgcaaataaaaaaaaaacagataaagtgGTAGTATAAAAATAAACCAGTCGTCGCTATACGTCCATGCCACTCGAAGTTATCGTTATCATTCTCCAGATTTTAGTCATGATTCATTCAACATGTTGGCTTTCTGTCTCAAGCGAACTTCCCTGGAACCTCGCCCATCTGGAAGCCACGCCTAAACCCGGGGATGGACACAAGTGCGCTTCTCTTCCTTCTAGAAAACCTGGAAGACCTGTTGAAAAGATCGTTTATGCGTTGTAAGATAGATCAGAATTATGGTGGGTAGGCATAAACGTAGTCGCTTGCTTTCAGGACTGGACGCAATACATAGGCTGCACAAACATCACATCCACGAAAGCGTTCTTTTAGTCTGACATACGTTTAGTCATTGGGTGACATGGGGCGCCATAATCTCGCTACATTTCCTGATGCTGATGCAAGTACATGTCGCCATTTTTTGGCGCTACAAACTGTGACTGAGTGACTCATCCTATTATTTTTTCCTGCCCTGTACGATGGGACGTCAAACTAGGTGTGGGACACATGCGCAGTTTTCTCCAGGAAGCCGGTGAAAGCATAGATATGATAAAGAGtctttattatgtctatggGTGAAAGTATCAGCAGCTGTTATGTTTTTGAGACAAAATCGCTTCCTCTTGTCATTTTGGATGAATTTGAGTAATAACCACAGTAACACGTTAACTTCTTCAGTTAACGCGCTGCTTAATATGTTGCCATCGtgtcaggtttattttttaaccGCAAACTGATCATAGATGCCTCTTAGTGGACAGCACCCCCTGCTGGTAGTGCATTGTATGTGCATAATATAAAGTGGTTAAAGGAGCGGTTGACCCCAAAATACCTGCAGTCACACTGAGCGCCGCTGCAGTTGTATGAGGTTTCGGtgtcattaaaattaaacactgtTCCCTGTTTTTAATTACTGcatcaaatgtaaatattttagaTGTCTTatacaatattttctttaaagGCTGTGTACGTTTTTGTGCAACTTTTTGTAGCTCAGAACCAGGAAGTTTTCATTCCCTTATTAATTTATGATATTAAACTTGTTTACTGGATCAGTCAAGTTCGATGAAAGCAAGACTAATCCATTAGCTTTGCAGCATTAAAAAATTTAACACACCAAATAATATTTTTCctcaaattaaatgtttttcaagAAGCATAACCAGTCCCATTCATGTTAATCAAGCACTCGGGCATCAGTCAGGTTTTTCATGTTGTACGAGTTGGCTCATGGAAACACTGGGTTAGACAGATTTTCTCCTCCCCTCATAGAAGATATTATCACTCCTAACATGCAAGTAAGATAGAACTGGAACTGGAAACAGCTGCATTCATGATTTTTCCTGACTGATGTTAAATCCAGCACATTCAATTTTAATGCTTACTTCAATTTGACCAGACTATTTCAGGCAATTACCTCTTGTCAACTCCAGGGGGAAGTAAAGATTCACTCAACGCAATTTACCagattttggggggggggggtactcAAGCAGACTACATTTTTCCTGCTGCACATCCcataaataacaaatgtgtttgactttttattgtgcacacacacatattttcttttttgaaggcaaaggaaatgttgtttatttggaACCCACATGCCATCCAAACagtatttgattatttttctttgcaacTCAGAGACCCATAAAAGGAGGTCAGTGGTGTCCTGTGATCGTTCCACTCTGGAGGTTGCTGAGAAGTGTTTCCAAGTTCTCTTTTTACAGGTCCCATAATGCTTCAGCCCTCATGTCCTTTATGACCAAATAACCTTGAAGAGAAGACATGCCTGTCTGAAAAGGTccaaacatacagtaaaacagCTCAGGAAGCCCTTTATGTTCAAATACCAAAGACAGTGTGAAGGGGCTCAAGGGAACAATGTTTAGTAACTATGTGTAAGTCACTTTGTGGAAGTGATGAAGCACAGCGGGTTTTACACTGTTAGCCGAAGTGAGGAAGACTCACTCAGAGTTTGAATACATGTGTTTGCTATTTTGAATCCTATTGCACAAAATAGCCAAAGTCAACGTTCATGTATACCCCAACTTATTTCCAGGCAACCATTTGACAAAGACTGATATTGATTACCCACaagtaataatttatttatttaagctcAGTACTGATTGGACACGTGGCACTTACAGAtggagttgttttgtttttgttacctgATTTGATAGCAGATTGAAACAGTTTAAGGGAATAATATAATCAAATTTTCCTGGGAATTATATGTATAATATAGTCTACTTGTTTTTTAAGTTCTCCAACAATTCCCCTGCTTGTTTAGGGGAAAGCTGTAAGGCATTTTGTaagttttgctgtgaagctccgggaatgttttgtggactaatAAACTAATAAACCCGTCCATGAAAATAAcgactgaattttcatttttggggaAATGTTCCTCTAAGGTGAGCAAAGAGAAACTTTAATGCTTCAACAGATGAGTTAACAGCCTTCAAGtcatcattctgcacagtggaGGTCAAACATCAAGTGAGGTGCAAATCAGCACACTGAGCGGAGTTAGATTTCAATGTATGTCTCAAATCTCTGAGTACAATCATAAACAGTTCGGTAGCCTCGATGTAAAACAAGCTAGGAGATGCACGAAATCAAATTAAACCGATATAGCCATTCATTCATCTGACTGTCTTACCAAGGATGACCTAAGCTGCAATAGCATGGGACATAGCCAAAGCCCAACTATAAGAGTGGCAAGTACTTGAGGAATGACTGTTAAATGGAAAGCAtaaatcacagtgaaaacatatgTCTTGAAATTGgttaataaactgaaaagaccaAGAGTGTCTCATTCATATTTCACTGATTCTTTAGTGGAAACGTGCAGTTGATACGAGGGTACTGGATTTAAAGATGTTCGGGGGGGTGCTTTCATTAAATGAATTATGTTTTACTGTTAAAGTTGCCCTTCTAGGGCCCACCATTGGTACAGCAGGGAATTAGACGCCATATAAGAGTAATGTTGTGAGTCTGAGAGCagcattttgacatttgttgcATGACATCCccctgcttttatttattgttcactgttaaatcaaacagtgaagctataaaaataatttaaaaatcttCCTTGCTCGATCAAACTAAAGACCAGATGTAATGAAGCTGGACTACATGCTTCTTTGACATGTGGGAAAGCTGTCCAACTCAGCACCACAACATCtgctttaatctttaaaatctCTCTGTTGTCACCTTATTAGGAATGCAGAACAACCTTTAAATAGCTGATGCCTGTTCTTTTATAAAAATTAATTAGTCAGTGTTCTAAAAATCAGGGACTGCAGCTGATATTTTTCAGTCAAGACTAAACCAGGTTGATGCAGCTGGCCGAGGCCAACAGCTCTCAGCCAGGAAGAACTACACTTTTGGCTCAGCAACACAGGGGTGATTTGGATGAGCATGCTGTACAAAGAATGCGCAGAGGATTAAGTGAAATCACTGCATAAGCGTGATTTATGAGCCATTCTGCATCAACAGGCTGTGACCGGCTTTTACTCCTTTTACCCGAAACAAATTAGCACTCGTGCAACCCCTCTGCATAACTCTTTAAGGTAATAGGTATCACTCTGAGGCGCCCTACATTCATATTCATGATAATGCAGTGAATTTATTTATCACAGTACAACGTGTAGCACAGTAACAGATTTGCAGGTGGGAGTCCAAACTGCTTTGAAAGTCTG
This region of Scatophagus argus isolate fScaArg1 chromosome 10, fScaArg1.pri, whole genome shotgun sequence genomic DNA includes:
- the agpat4 gene encoding 1-acyl-sn-glycerol-3-phosphate acyltransferase delta, with protein sequence MGLLQLLKSQFLCHLIICYVFLVSGLIINLLQLCTLPLWRVSKQLARRINVRLGYCISSQMVAAMEWWSGTECTLYTDPKSYPLYGNENAIVVLNHAFEIDFLCGWTFCERFGVLGSSKVLAKKELSYVPVIGWMWYFLEIVFCKRKWEEDRRTVARGLQNLRDYPENYWFLLYCEGTRMTPKKHQISMQVAESKGLPKLKYHLLPRTKGFWVTVQNLRGSAAAVYDSTLNFRNNESPTLLGILNGKKYHADLYVRRIPLEEIPEDEAECAAWLHKLYQEKDSFQEHYAQTGRFPGPIKSPPRRPWSLINWLFWACVLLYPLGLLFAKLISSGSMLTILASVTLCTAASLGVRWMIGQTEIDRGSNYGNKEVPLNNN